A stretch of DNA from Synechococcus sp. PROS-9-1:
TAGCAAACTCCAGCAAAATGTGGGATGGCAGTAAGTTGCCGAATTATCCCGATGGGCCGCCAAAGATCAAAGTCCTTAGGATCCAAGTAGCAAGCGGAGTGACCTTACCTTGGCACTACCATCCTGTGATCAATGCAGCAGTGATTTTACAAGGAACATTAGAACTGCAATTAAAAGATGGAAGCCATAAGATTTACCGAAAAGGCGATGCTTTGATTGAAGTCGTCAATACGATTCATACCGGTAAAGCATTAGGGCCTATCGACGTGGATCTGATTGTGTTCTATGCGGGAGAGGAAGCAATACCCACAACAGTTCTAGCTGAACACCAGATCAATCGATAGCAATACTGGTCAGCAACCGTTCACAGAAATCTGGATATGTACAGATAGAAAGAACCACCCCATTAAGAATAGACAGTCCATGGAACGAGCATATGGACTGGCATCATCCTTTGTAATTTCATTGGCTTCAATTGCTGCAAGTAATCGATACGCAGCGGCCCGTTGCTTTTGATCCACTGCCCCTTACCCCCTAATCATGGAGAGGGAGTGAAGCAGAGTTGGAGCTGCCATCTCAGACACAAACTTCTCGAAAGACAGCTTCGTTTGGAAATAGCTTGGTTCATATTTAAAGGGAATAGACATTAATTCAACGAGCTCTCTTCGCTCTTTCCTCATGGCAAAGACTGGAAGTACAAGCATCAAAGGTAGGTCTGAGTGATGAGATCACTATCAGCCACCAACATCCAAAAAGACTCCCCCAAACGGGTGATAGGAGACACCATATGCGTCACCCATTTAGGGGAGCTATAACAATTCCTGCATCAAAAGGAACTTCCATAAAGGACATTGAAAACGGGCTATTGAAACCGCTAAACTTTCAAGGAGTTCAAGACAAAATCATCTACAATTAAAGGGGACCCATGAAAATAAGACAACTAATACCGGCCAAGCTCACTGATCTGCTCGACAAAGTCAGACGAAGGATTGCCTACGTACCAGCGGTGAGCGATACGGTTTCAGCCATGAAAGATCTTGGCATCGACCTAAAAGAGGAGAAAAAGGGCAACAAGTAAGGCCCTTCAAGAGATCCAACCGATCAGTACGAGGGATAACGTTTTGGCCTTTCCATCCTCATTCCTGTTGTTCAGCAGTAGATCTTTGCTATTCAGCCCCCCCTATTCCATGCAGTTCCTTGAGGAACCAACAGTCGCAACCACCATGACCTGTTTGACCAAGGGGGCGTTCAATCTTTAGGAATCCCCAAGCCCGATAAAGCCGTTGAGCCGCCACCATTCCCGAAAGAGTTTCGAGATAAACCCAGCGATAGCCAAGCACACGAGCCTGTTTCAACAGGCTCCGCATAAGCCGCCAACCAATACCCTTCCCCCGCGCTGATGGAGCTAAGTACATCTTCTGCAATTCGCAAGTAGCCTCCACACCTCTTAAGGGTCCAAGTCCAGCTCCCCCAAGAATATTCCCACCCTCCACGGCCACGAGATAAATCGATCCAGACGCGGCGTAGGTCTTGCTCATGGCATCTAGCTCCGGATCTTGCCAAGCAAAACCGGGGCGATCAGCACCAAATTCCACAAGTGCCGCCCGAATCAGTCTGGACAAGTCCGTTTCATCCAAAGGGTGGAGCGGCCGAAGATTTACCTCTCGTCCTTTACTCAAAAGGATGACCGCCAAAAAAGTTAACTCCTCGAGGTTCAATCAAGACAACCCCTGTCAACAAGCTCTGATGACAGACATCTTCACCAAACAAAGCGCGAAAGGAAATTCAATCTCAACATTAATCAACTAAGCTAAAGAACGCGAAAATCAATCATGTATTCCATGCATTCAGTATCTTTGGTGTGACAAGTGCTTCCAAAGCAACAACAGTAAGAACACTAGGCCATAAGCGCTTTCATGCTATATTTAAGAAAACATAATCTACATGCTAGATATTTTACCTGGATATTATATTATCTTCTTAGCGCTAGGACTGGCAGCGGTTCTTGTGGTCTTTTTTTATTCCTTTACGCGAAATTCCAACTACGAAGTGCAGCAGCGAGCTAAAAAGCTTCAGCAAAAGAGGCAAAAAGAGAATCAAATCACATCAGACGATGGATGATCTCCAAGGGATGGGTGGGCCAGAACACCTTCTTGGCGCTCAAAACGGGAGTAGCCGTTCCATCCCCGGTCTATGACTGCCTGTGCTGGCTCCGTGGGAAGAACGCTTTCCAAGCGATGGTTTGACCTGATTCCGGACGCTAGGCAATGCCATAACAGCATTGAAGCGAGAGCAACAATCACGCCATTCCTAATCTCGTCGGTTTTGCTTCTGATAGCAATGCGCCATTGCACCGATGTGCTTTTCGCTCGCCTGCGCCACAGTTTGTGTATCGAAATCGGAGGAGCCATGACGGCCGATACTCCACCTCAGCAGATCAAAGAAGCAGCCTGACCACTTGGCCCCTGCTCCAACAGTTTTTCACCCAACGGCGAGTTCCGTCCTTCGGTAGGCAATCTCTTGAACGCCACGTCGATCGACACTCCATCTGCACCGAAACAGGTGCCCTAAGGAGTTCAACCACTCACCACTTAGGAACCAGGCCCCAGGCGCCAAACGCCAAACGCCAAACGCTTCGCACTCCTCTTTCCGTTCACTGTTGTCGTTTCGAGGTTCACGCTTCTCCGATACAGATTCACTGGATCTTGGTTAGCGATATGCATAAACGAGCGAGCTAGGCCGTCTCTTCCATCCGGGAGGGGCGGCCTCTCTTCTTTTACAGCTCAAATCAAAGTCATAGACGAAGATTTGGCGTATTTTTATGATTCGCTATCAACTGCAAATCAAAACCAACAAAGGACAAGGTAGATTTTGTCAGGGATAAGCACGCAACACACTGATCAGCAGTAGATAGATATTGACCCCCAGCCCTAGACGTGTAGACGACTAGATGGAATAGCAAAGATCAGCATAGACTCCTAAAATCACAATTCTCTCCTAAGAAGCTATCAAAGAAACGGAGAAACAATTGTAATATTTAATAGGGCGAAGCAGGATTTTTATCCTTCATTCTCATCTCACTTCCTTTCTCTTTAGGGATATGAATTATCCGGCCCTCCGCGTGCAAGGCTTTTACTTTCTTCCCGTCAGATCATCCCAGCTAACCGCAGTATCAACACCCTCAATACATTGATTCAATCGATGACGAGGAATCTGGTAACCATCATAAAGGGAATGCTGCTCAATGGCTTTAGAGTGGCTCAATCTGAGCCTCATTAGAGGCTCCTGTTTTGCATCAATAGAATCAGACTTATCAGTACATTCATCGGGAGCCATAAGTTTAGACGCAAAACATAGTGTTGAGATAAATGGTGCGCGGTAATTATTTGGACGACTCAATTCCATCGTGATAGTCATCTAATAGCAATGAAACTCCATTAAAGTAAGCGCACAATTCGCCACGCAGCTGTGCGTAATAGCTCAAAGCTTCCTTGCTATAGGCATGGCCCATTTCCTTCAAAAGATTGTCAGTAAGCCTATCCAATGCCTGGTGGGCGACAACCAGATCCACATGGATCAGATCCCTCCTTTCATTCGAAGTGATTGGGTCATTACTGCCAGAAGCACAGCGCGGATTAGCCTCTATCAATTGCTGTCGAAATGCTTCAATTTCGCTCATCGGATCATGAACCCGTTGCTCTAGAAAAATATGATATCCGTTTCTATCATCCTGGTTAATCCAGATACATGACAACGTGTTAGAGAACACGCATCATGAAATACCTTGAAGTCTGCAGCTGCAGCAGTGGCTGGCCATGCCTTATGTAGCAAATCAACCAACTCTGCAGCGGGCTCATCGACCGAACTCTTGATAAGGAAAGCCAAAGGAGTCAAGCACATTATTTTCATCTAAATCCATTGGCATGACAAGGATTACCACTTTATTCAGCAATGACAAGATCTCTCTTGAAGGCAGGTCTCGCTTTTCAAGTGAGGGGAATAAGTTCCACTCCACTACACAAATCAATTTCCAAAGAGCAGCACACATTTGCATCAATGGCTACAAAATCTCTGAAGGTCAAAATACTCATTGCAGGCATTTAGCATCAGATTTAACAAGAAAAGATTGTCCAGGTAACAATCAATACGCCCCCTTATGACGACCGCGATTCATGGTGAATGGACAACAGGCTTAACCTCTATGGAATTATTCGTTGGCATCTGCATCATCCCATTTCTGAGCGCTCTATTTATTCAAGCCGGCCAAGATGAACACTCTGAAGACCATGATTTCCTTTGACTAATAAGGTTCAAGCTCTTTTCAAGTTGGTCTGAGCAATAAGCTTCAATCCCATTAAAAACTACAAAACAGGAGATTACTACTTAGCAATTCGAAGAAATTTAACCTTTAATTCATCGCGTAGGTTCCGCCTTTCCCCAGCCACCACCGCCAGGCGTTGCAATCCAAAGCCGATCACCGGCTTGAAC
This window harbors:
- a CDS encoding cupin domain-containing protein, whose product is MNLTSAAKTLQDSRIKQTFIPVSIVLTLSLLWPLLAKSHYEHSTSHGVKIEELANSSKMWDGSKLPNYPDGPPKIKVLRIQVASGVTLPWHYHPVINAAVILQGTLELQLKDGSHKIYRKGDALIEVVNTIHTGKALGPIDVDLIVFYAGEEAIPTTVLAEHQINR
- a CDS encoding N-acetyltransferase family protein — translated: MNLEELTFLAVILLSKGREVNLRPLHPLDETDLSRLIRAALVEFGADRPGFAWQDPELDAMSKTYAASGSIYLVAVEGGNILGGAGLGPLRGVEATCELQKMYLAPSARGKGIGWRLMRSLLKQARVLGYRWVYLETLSGMVAAQRLYRAWGFLKIERPLGQTGHGGCDCWFLKELHGIGGAE